In a single window of the Caulobacter soli genome:
- a CDS encoding AAA family ATPase gives MKTLAVISRKGGAGKTTLAVNLTLSAHLAGWKTLLADIDPQRSASDALRARTQPGPSIAEINAGKLFQTRSQAIHDAYDVMLIDTPAAPDADVAVAVNSADLCVLVCRPTFLDIASVARSAEMVRRLGKAGLIVLNQAPSKRGGEEPLSVQKAIEALRFCGLPIAPVGLRSRTIYQQSIARGLSVVEWDPAAPAAQEIDRLWSHVAALLALDAHGRDARAV, from the coding sequence GTGAAGACCCTGGCTGTGATCTCCCGCAAGGGCGGGGCCGGCAAGACGACGCTCGCGGTCAACCTGACCCTGAGCGCCCATCTGGCGGGATGGAAGACCTTGCTGGCCGACATCGATCCGCAACGCTCGGCGTCCGACGCCCTGCGGGCGCGCACCCAGCCGGGCCCCAGCATAGCCGAGATCAACGCCGGCAAGCTGTTCCAGACCCGCTCCCAGGCCATCCATGACGCCTATGACGTGATGCTGATCGACACGCCGGCCGCGCCGGACGCCGACGTGGCCGTGGCGGTCAACTCGGCCGACCTGTGCGTGTTGGTCTGCCGCCCGACCTTTCTCGACATCGCCTCGGTGGCGCGCTCGGCCGAAATGGTGCGCCGGCTGGGCAAGGCGGGACTGATCGTGCTGAACCAGGCCCCGTCCAAGCGCGGCGGCGAAGAACCTTTGAGCGTGCAGAAAGCCATCGAGGCGCTGCGCTTCTGCGGCCTTCCGATCGCCCCGGTCGGGCTGCGTTCGCGGACCATCTACCAGCAGTCGATCGCCCGAGGCCTGTCGGTGGTCGAATGGGATCCCGCCGCCCCCGCCGCTCAGGAAATCGACCGCCTGTGGAGCCATGTCGCCGCCCTGCTCGCCCTGGACGCACACGGACGAGACGCTCGCGCCGTCTGA
- a CDS encoding TVP38/TMEM64 family protein translates to MLRRLIDFFTNMDARAWRTVAVSFVLFGGVGVVFLFGAQLLGLNGEVTVEQWLGAAHGPWALPVAVGAFAALAFIGVPQFVLIAAAVVAFGPWTGFAYSWIGTLVSSLVGFWLGRAFGGRLLKDLAGDGVAKFMRLIGKNGFLASLIVRLVPSAPFIVVNMAAGVTPMKVFDFAAGTAIGIIPKIALTAFAGNSIVQALKGGGKQHIVMLVVAAVIWLVAGWIARDWLKAKESQAESDQAGPGGDPA, encoded by the coding sequence ATGCTTCGCCGCCTGATCGACTTCTTCACCAACATGGACGCCCGGGCCTGGCGCACGGTGGCGGTGTCGTTCGTGCTGTTCGGCGGCGTGGGCGTGGTCTTTCTGTTCGGCGCCCAACTGCTGGGCCTGAACGGCGAGGTCACGGTCGAGCAGTGGCTGGGCGCGGCCCACGGCCCCTGGGCCTTGCCGGTCGCGGTCGGCGCCTTCGCGGCCCTGGCCTTCATCGGCGTGCCGCAGTTCGTGCTGATCGCCGCCGCCGTGGTGGCCTTCGGCCCCTGGACCGGCTTCGCCTACAGCTGGATCGGCACCCTGGTCTCGTCCCTGGTTGGGTTCTGGCTCGGCCGGGCGTTCGGCGGCCGGTTGCTGAAGGACCTGGCCGGCGACGGCGTGGCCAAGTTCATGAGGCTGATCGGCAAGAACGGCTTCCTGGCCAGCCTGATCGTCCGCCTGGTGCCCTCCGCGCCGTTCATCGTCGTCAACATGGCCGCCGGCGTCACGCCGATGAAGGTGTTCGACTTCGCCGCCGGCACCGCCATCGGCATCATTCCGAAGATCGCCCTGACCGCCTTCGCCGGCAATTCGATCGTCCAGGCCCTGAAGGGCGGCGGCAAGCAGCACATCGTCATGCTGGTGGTCGCGGCCGTTATCTGGCTGGTCGCCGGCTGGATCGCCCGCGACTGGCTGAAGGCCAAAGAGAGCCAGGCCGAGTCTGATCAGGCCGGGCCTGGGGGCGACCCGGCCTGA
- a CDS encoding AAA family ATPase — translation MKTITVLSRKGGSGKTTLAVNLALMAFLAGHKVLLADIDPQRSASDALRARSEPGPALAEITAGKLFLTKSNAMREGFDYLFVDTPAIPEADVAQAVNIADFCLVAGRPSFLDLAPIVRTAEAVRRLGKGGMVVLNQAHTNRPEVAPVAFPEIMEALRFCGLPLAPHGLRSRETFQKAMAQGRCVSELEPDSPAARDLERLWAHVEAGVGGPGETAMKTALTA, via the coding sequence GTGAAGACAATTACTGTACTTTCCCGGAAGGGCGGATCGGGCAAGACGACCTTGGCCGTGAACCTGGCGCTGATGGCGTTCCTGGCGGGCCATAAGGTTCTGCTGGCCGACATCGACCCGCAGAGGTCCGCGTCGGACGCCTTGCGAGCCCGTAGCGAACCCGGACCCGCGCTGGCCGAGATCACCGCCGGCAAGCTGTTCCTGACCAAGTCCAACGCGATGCGGGAAGGCTTCGATTACCTGTTCGTCGACACCCCCGCCATTCCGGAGGCCGATGTCGCCCAGGCGGTGAACATCGCCGACTTCTGCCTGGTGGCGGGGCGGCCTTCGTTCCTGGACCTGGCCCCGATCGTGCGCACGGCCGAGGCGGTGCGCCGCCTGGGCAAGGGCGGCATGGTCGTACTGAACCAGGCCCACACCAACCGGCCCGAAGTCGCGCCGGTGGCCTTTCCCGAGATCATGGAAGCCCTCAGGTTCTGCGGCCTGCCGCTGGCCCCGCACGGCCTGCGCTCGCGCGAAACCTTCCAGAAGGCCATGGCCCAGGGGCGTTGCGTTTCCGAACTCGAACCGGACAGCCCCGCCGCGCGCGACCTGGAGCGACTGTGGGCTCACGTCGAAGCCGGCGTCGGCGGTCCCGGCGAAACCGCGATGAAGACCGCTCTCACCGCCTGA